The genomic window cgccatagcattcaaggctaagtgctggcaagtgggatgaacggcttagataggatggaacgtagggaagttgtttccattaacaggggagactaggacgcgggggcacagccttaaaataaaagggagtcactttagaacagagatgaggagaaatttcttcagccagagagtggtgggtctgtggaattcattgccacagagggctgtggaggccgagacgttgagcgtcttcaagacagaaattgataaattcttgatttctcgaggaattaagggctatggggagagagcgggtaaatggagttgaaatcaaccatgattgaatggtggagtggactcgatgggccgaatggccttacttccgctcctatgtcttatggtcttatggtcttatggcaggtCAGGGCTTTccgtgggtcggtgcagactcgatgggctgaagggcctcctctgcgctGGGATATTCTgtgaagcctcctacgctccagggggaaatagtccccagtctatccagcctctccgttTAACTCAAACCCATTAGGAGGGAgtacaggggggggggtctggctCCAACCGTACGGGGAAATCGGGGGAGACGGGCACTCGGAGCACTGGGTCCGGTTTGGGTCTCCTCacgagggcagggacagactggcaTCGGAGCCCACCCAGAGAAGGTCCCCGCTGGGCTGGTCTCTGGCGACTGGAGTGGGGGAGCCAAGGGGAGGCCCCCGTGTTCCCCTGGAGATAATTATAGAACGGGCCAGCAGGGCtcgcagggctgaatggcccacaacTGCACCCGTTTCTTTGCATCCAAGACACAGCCGGTTATCAGAAACACGATGGAACAGGCGGCTCTCGGGGGGGTTCCCTCTCGCCGATGACAGCGTGGGGGCGTTGACACAGGGAAGGGGGCACTCCCGGCTGCTCGCCTCTGGCGGGGCCTCACCTTCCTGGCCACGCCGCGCTTCCAGCGCCGCTCCTGGGCGAAGTCCGCCGACAGCCACTGCATCTCCTCGCACAGGTAGTCCCAGTGCgtcttgggccgaatggcctcctggacCCGGTTCAGTCTCTTGAGCGACCAGAGGCCCTCCCGCCGCAGCTCGGCGATGCGGTGCTCAATCTTCGCTTCCTACAGCCaggcagagaggggagagagactcagagagagcaGCACGCAGATCCCAAACCAGCAAGGGAACGAGAAGGatgggggcgcgagagagagagaggggggagggagggagactcaGAGAGAGCAGCACGCAGATCCCAAACCAGCAAGGGAACGAGAACGGTGAGGGCGCGAGAgtgggggcaagagagagaggggggagggagggagggagactcaGAGAGAGCAGCACGCAGATCCCAAACCAGCAAGGGAACGAGAAGGatgggggcgcgagagagagagaggggggagggagggagggagactcaGAGAGAGCAGCACGCAGATCCCAAACCAGCAAGGGAACGAGAAGGatgggggcgcgagagagagagagggggggagggagggagggagactcaGAGAGAGCAGCACGCAGATCCCAAACCAGCAAGGGAACGAGAAGGatgggggcgcgagagagagagaggggggagggagggagggagactcaGAGAGAGCAGCACGCAGATCCCAAACCAGCAAGGGAACGAGAAGggtgagggcgcgagagagagagaggggggagggagggagggagactcaGAGAGAGCAGCACACAGATCCCAAACCAGCAAGGGAACGAGAAGGGTgagggcgcgagagaggggggagggagactcAGAGAGAGCAGCACACAGATCCCAAACCAGCAAGGGAACGAGAAGggtgagggcgcgagagagaggggggagggagggggcgcgagagagagaggggggagggagagagactcagagagagcaGCACGCAGATCCCAAACCAGCAAGGGAACGAGAAGGGTGAGGGCGCGAGAgtgggggcaagagagagaggagggagggagggagactcaGAGAGAGCAGCACGCAGATCCCAAACCAGCAAGGGAACGAGAAGGATgggggcgcgagagagggggggagggagggagggagactcaGAGAGAGCAGCACGCAGATCCCAAACCAGCAAGGGAACGAGAAGGATgggggcgcgagagaggggggagggagggagggggcgagagagagaggggggagagagactcagagagagcaGCACACACATCCCAAACCAGCAAGGGAACGAGAAGGGTgagggcgcgagagagggggcaagagagagaggagggagggagggagactcaGAGAGAGCAGCACGCAGATCCCAAACCAGCAAGGGAACGAGAAGGGTgagggcgcgagagagggggcaagagagagaggagggagggagggagactcaGAGAGAGCAGCACGCAGATCCCAAACCAGCAAGGGAAcgaggagggtgggggcgcgagagagaggggggagggaggggggggggagagagaggggggggagggagggagggagggggggggagagaggggggggagggagggggcgcgagagagaggagggagggagggggtgagagagagaggagggagggagggggtgagagagagaggagggagggggcgagagagagagagggagggagggggcgagagagagagagagagggggagggagggggcgagagagagagagaggggagggagggggtacgagagagagagggggagggagggggggggtgagagagagagaggggggagggagggagcacgagagagagggggagggagggagtgagggagagagggggggagagagagagggggagagagggggcacgagagagagggagggagggagggagggagggagtgagggagagggggggagggagggagagggggggagggagggagagggggggagggatggagagggggggagggatggagagggggggagggatggagagggggggagggatggagagggggggagggatggagaggggggagagagggggcacgagagagagggagggagggagtgagggagagggggagggggagagagagagggagagagaaagaggggggagagagggggcacgagagagagggagggagggagtgagggagagggggagggggagagagagagggagagagagagaggggggagagagggggcacgagagagagggagggagtgagggggagggagggcagcagggagtgagggagtgggggagagggggaggcagcCACCCGTCCCGGCAGCAGCAGCTACTCACGTGCTTGGCCTGTTCTGCGATCTCGGCGTGCGTCTTGTCCCAGGGCTGCCCCTTGGCGCTCTGGTTACAGGGGCCCAGGTCGGGGACCCAGAGCCCGCAGGCCAGCGCCTCGCGGGGCTGCAGCCTGGGCGAGGCGGGCAGCCCGTCCAGCGAGTCATTGGCCAGCGGGCCGAGGTGGGCCGGTGAACTGCCCGCGCTGGAGGCGGGCGATGAGGCTGGCGAGACCAGGCTGCTACCTGTCATGCTCTCCTTGTGTGtgatctgtgagagagagagagagaggccccgttaccacaggagagagagagagagaggccccgttaccacaggagagagagagagagagagagagagagagagagagagaggccccattaccacaggagagagagagagagagagagagagaggccccattaccacaggagagagagagagaggccccattaccacaggagagagagagagagagagagaggccccattaccacaggagagagagagaggccccgttaccacaggagagagagagaggccccgttaccacaggaggggagagagagagagagagagagagagaggccccgttaccacaggaggggagagagagagagagagagagagagaggccccattaccacaggagagagagagagaggccccattaccacaggagagagagagagagagagagaggccccattaccacaggagagagagagaggccccgttaccacaggagagagagagaggccccgttaccacaggagggagagagagagagagaggccccattaccacaggagggagagagagagagagagagaggccccattaccacaggaggggagagagagagagagagagaggccccattaccacaggaggggagagagagagagagagagagagagaggccccgttaccacaggagagagagagagagagagagaggccccgttaccacaggagagagagagagagagaggccccgttaccacaggagagagagagagagaggccccgttaccacaggagagagagagagagagagagagaggccccattaccacaggagagagagagagagagagagagagaggccccattaccacaggaggggagagagagagagagagagagagagaggccccgttaccacaggagagagagagagagagagagaggccccgttaccacaggagagagagagagagagaggccccgttaccacaggagagagagagagagaggccccgttaccacaggagagagagagagagagagagagagaggccccattaccacaggagagagagagagagagagagagagaggccccattaccacaggagagagagagagagagagagaggccccattaccacaggagagagagagaggccccgttaccacaggagagagagagaggccccgttaccacaggaggggagagagagagagagagagaggccccattaccacaggaggggagagagagagagaggccccattaccacaggaggggagagagagagagagagagaggccc from Mustelus asterias unplaced genomic scaffold, sMusAst1.hap1.1 HAP1_SCAFFOLD_4366, whole genome shotgun sequence includes these protein-coding regions:
- the LOC144491070 gene encoding helicase SRCAP-like; the encoded protein is MTGSSLVSPASSPASSAGSSPAHLGPLANDSLDGLPASPRLQPREALACGLWVPDLGPCNQSAKGQPWDKTHAEIAEQAKHEAKIEHRIAELRREGLWSLKRLNRVQEAIRPKTHWDYLCEEMQWLSADFAQERRWKRGVARKVARTVLRFHEEQRQKEERAKREEQAKLRRIASTIAKEVKQFWTNVEKVVQFKQQSRLEEKRKKALDLQLDFIVGQTEKYSDLLSQSLNESLPASKPGSSQLGSSLAGSAPSTPPVSGSATEDE